One window of Trifolium pratense cultivar HEN17-A07 linkage group LG5, ARS_RC_1.1, whole genome shotgun sequence genomic DNA carries:
- the LOC123884592 gene encoding tyrosine-sulfated glycopeptide receptor 1-like, which yields MVMLSPHASPKNLFPHWFISSLFFPSSSSSSSSSSSFFTPTLKFIHSNFNLTSSSMRSNPLSTSSQLPFYPSFNNYMFFSKLMFLFITKTLFLSLFFVHVFSTCNQLDKDSLLSFSSKILTFSPHPSLNWSSSSDCCNWEGIICDQNNHHVKQILLHNRGLNGFIEFSFITSLQSLSHVNLSHNKLHGNLQNQFFSLVNHVLVLDLSYNHFYGELPSSNGSGNGNNSVIQELDLSSNSFNGTLPVPLIQILAAKGNLISFNVSNNTFTGHIPISSFCINNSAIRFLDFSSNDFAGVIDTGLGACSKLERFRAGFNFLTGNIPVDIYDAVSLTEISLPLNRINGTIDDGIVNLANLTVLELYSNNLTGSIPKEIGKLSKLERLLLHVNNLTGSIPSSLMNCHNLVVLNLRVNDLEGNLSAFNFSGLGRLVTLDLGNNRFSGVLPSSLYDCKSLAALRLASNNLVGQVSSEILGLESLSFLSISTNMLKNITGALRILTGLKKLSTLMLSKNFYNETLPNDENLIGPDGFQKIQVLGLGGCNFTGQIPSWLRKLKKLEAVDLSYNLLSGSIPPWLGTLSELFYIDLSVNLLTGPFPIELTKLPALASQQANDKVERTYLELPVFANANNVSLLQYNQLSSLPPAIYLGTNHLNGSIPVEVGQLKVLHTLDLKLNNFSGNIPDQFSNLKNLETLDLSGNQLSGGIPASLNNLHFLSFFSVANNNLQGQIPTGGQFNTFSNSSFEGNPQLCGSVIQRPCSSQRNATSTSASGKSSKKIIVTLIIVVSFGIATMVTLLTLWILSKRRVNPRGDSDKIELESISPYSNSGVHPEVDREASLVVLFPNKNNDTKDLCILEIIKATENFSQANIVGCGGFGLVYKATFQNGTKLAIKKLSGDLGLMEREFKAEVEALSTAQHENLVALQGYCVHDGYRLLIYNYMENGSLDYWLHEKPDGSSQLDWPTRLKIAQGASCGLAYLHMTCEPHIVHRDIKSSNILLNEKFEAHVADFGLSRLILPYETHVTTELVGTLGYIPPEYGQAWVATLRGDVYSFGVVLLELLTGRRPMDVCKPKISRELVGWVQQMKIEGKQEQVFDSNLRGKGFEGEMLYVLDVACMCVNMNPFKRPRIREVVEWLKNVGSENQLRNND from the coding sequence ATGGTCATGCTCTCACCCCATGCCTCCCCCAAAAATCTTTTCCCTCATTGGTTCATCTCTTCCTTATTCttcccttcttcttcttcttcttcttcttcttcttcttccttcttcacTCCAACCctcaaattcattcattcaaacttcAACTTAACTTCTTCTAGCATGAGATCAAATCCTCTATCAACTTCAtcacaattacccttttacccttctTTCAACAATTACATGTTTTTCTCCAAACTTATGTTCCTTTTCATAACAAAAACCTTATTTTTATCCTTATTTTTTGTTCATGTCTTTTCTACTTGTAACCAACTAGACAAAGATTCTCTGTTGTCTTTCTCTTCAAAAATCTTAACTTTTTCACCTCACCCATCTCTTAATTGGTCTTCTTCATCTGATTGTTGTAATTGGGAAGGTATAATCTGTGATCAAAATAATCACCATGTTAAACAAATTTTGTTACATAATAGAGGTCTTAATGGTTTCATTGAGTTTTCTTTTATTACTTCACTTCAATCACTTTCTCATGTTAATCTTTCACATAATAAACTTCATGGTAATCttcaaaatcagtttttttcACTTGTTAATCATGTATTAGTACTTGATTTGAGTTATAATCATTTCTATGGTGAATTACCTAGTAGTAATGGTAGTGGAAATGGAAATAACAGTGTTATTCAGGAATTAGATTTGTCTAGTAATTCATTCAATGGAACATTACCAGTTCCTTTGATTCAGATTCTTGCTGCAAAAGGGAATTTGATTTCTTTCAATGTTAGTAACAACACTTTCACAGGTCATATTCCAATTTCAAGCTTTTGTATTAATAATTCTGCTATAAGATTCTTGGATTTTTCATCCAATGATTTTGCTGGTGTTATTGATACTGGTTTAGGAGCATGTTCTAAGCTTGAGAGATTTAGAGCAGGTTTCAATTTTCTAACAGGGAATATACCGGTTGATATTTATGATGCTGTTTCACTAACAGAAATATCATTGCCACTTAATAGAATTAATGGAACAATTGATGATGGAATTGTTAACCTTGCAAATCTCACAGTTTTGGAGCTTTATTCGAATAATTTAACAGGTTCTATTCCTAAGGAAATTGGTAAACTTTCCAAATTGGAAAGGTTACTTCTTCATGTCAACAATTTGACAGGTTCAATTCCATCATCTTTGATGAATTGTCACAATCTTGTTGTGTTGAATTTAAGGGTCAATGATTTGGAAGGAAATCTTTCGGCGTTCAATTTCTCAGGACTTGGTAGACTTGTTACGCTTGATCTTGGTAACAATAGGTTTAGCGGTGTTTTACCGTCGAGCCTTTATGATTGTAAGTCACTTGCTGCATTAAGGCTTGCATCTAATAATCTTGTGGGACAGGTTTCATCTGAGATACTTGGACTTGAGTCTCTTTCGTTCTTATCGATTTCTACAAACATGTTGAAGAATATCACTGGTGCTCTAAGAATACTCACTGGCCTCAAGAAGCTTAGTACCCTTATGCTCTCCAAGAATTTTTACAATGAAACGTTACCGAATGATGAGAACTTGATAGGCCCTGATGGATTCCAAAAGATCCAAGTTTTAGGGTTAGGGGGTTGTAATTTCACAGGTCAAATACCAAGTTGGCTTAGAAAGCTGAAGAAGCTTGAGGCCGTGGACCTGTCCTATAATCTTTTAAGTGGTTCGATTCCTCCTTGGTTAGGTACACTTTCTGAACTTTTCTACATAGACCTGTCTGTTAACCTACTTACAGGCCCGTTTCCGATAGAACTTACGAAACTCCCAGCACTAGCATCACAACAAGCAAATGATAAAGTAGAAAGGACTTACTTGGAGTTACCTGTCTTTGCTAATGCTAACAATGTTTCTTTGTTGCAATACAATCAACTTTCAAGCCTTCCACCGGCAATTTATCTCGGAACCAATCACCTTAATGGCAGCATCCCGGTTGAGGTTGGCCAATTGAAAGTTCTTCATACGCTGGACCTGAAGTTAAACAACTTCTCTGGCAATATACCGGATCAATTTTCAAACTTGAAGAACTTAGAGACGCTAGACCTCTCGGGAAATCAACTATCAGGCGGAATTCCTGCTTCGCTCAATAATTTACATTTCCTGTCATTTTTCAGTGTAGCAAACAATAATCTTCAAGGTCAGATACCAACAGGTGGTCAGTTTAATACTTTTTCCAACTCCAGCTTTGAAGGAAATCCGCAATTGTGCGGTTCGGTTATTCAGCGCCCTTGTTCTTCTCAAAGAAATGCTACTAGTACTTCAGCTAGTGGCAAATCCAGCAAAAAAATAATAGTCACACTTATTATTGTTGTCAGTTTCGGCATAGCTACTATGGTAACATTGTTGACACTGTGGATACTCTCCAAGAGGAGGGTCAATCCAAGAGGAGATTCTGATAAGATTGAACTCGAATCAATTTCTCCGTACTCAAACAGCGGCGTTCATCCCGAGGTTGACAGAGAGGCTAGCCTAGTGGTATTGTTCCCCAACAAAAACAATGATACCAAGGATCTTTGCATATTAGAGATCATAAAAGCAACTGAAAATTTCAGCCAGGCAAATATAGTAGGATGTGGCGGTTTCGGTTTGGTTTATAAAGCAACCTTTCAAAATGGAACTAAGCTAGCCATCAAGAAACTTTCAGGAGATTTAGGCCTTATGGAAAGGGAATTTAAAGCTGAAGTTGAGGCTTTGTCAACAGCACAACATGAGAATCTGGTAGCATTGCAAGGCTACTGCGTGCATGATGGTTATCGACTACTCATATATAATTACATGGAGAATGGAAGTCTCGACTACTGGTTGCATGAAAAGCCCGACGGTTCGTCTCAACTCGATTGGCCGACTCGTTTGAAGATTGCACAAGGAGCAAGTTGTGGTTTGGCCTATTTGCATATGACATGTGAACCGCACATTGTACACCGTGACATAAAATCAAGTAATATACTCCTTAACGAGAAGTTTGAGGCACATGTTGCTGATTTTGGGTTGTCGCGATTGATTCTTCCGTATGAAACCCATGTTACAACTGAACTTGTAGGTACATTAGGTTACATTCCTCCAGAGTATGGACAAGCATGGGTGGCTACTCTAAGAGGTGACGTGTACAGCTTTGGAGTTGTTTTGCTTGAGCTTCTCACTGGAAGAAGACCTATGGATGTATGCAAACCGAAAATTTCAAGGGAATTGGTTGGCTGGGTTCAACAGATGAAAATTGAAGGAAAACAAGAACAAGTATTTGACTCGAATCTACGAGGGAAAGGATTTGAAGGAGAGATGCTATACGTACTTGATGTGGCATGCATGTGTGTAAACATGAATCCTTTCAAGAGACCACGCATCAGAGAAGTTGTTGAATGGTTAAAAAATGTTGGATCAGAAAACCAGCTCAGAAATAACGATTAA
- the LOC123885741 gene encoding pentatricopeptide repeat-containing protein At4g28010-like, with protein MISKRLLHSSHPTFSIHSFHLSSSASSSSTPLLESLSQFHRSLENYPNSVPSYSSCNTLIDNLRKAKHYDHVISVHSKMVSVSVFPCFTSLSTLIESFVNTQNPSFAFGVLGLIIKRGFHINVYNFNLLLKGFCQSSYCDKAMDLFYMMKRNYVVLDRVSYNTVINGLCKGKRFVEAKDLFEEMKVGDCKPNSVTFSALIDGFCKDGMVEEGFGLLEDMEKMGLEADVFVYSSLISGFCNKGDIERGKELFSEMLRKNVTPNVVTYSCLMNALCKKQKWQEASKMLDDMTACKVRPDVVVYTVLVDGLCKNGRASDAIKVLDLMVQEGEEPNNVTYNAIVNGLCKEGRVDDALRILETMAKKGKKPDVVTYNTLVKGLCGVGKIDEAMDLLNLLMSNEFHMKPDVFAFNLVIQGLCKERRLRCAKRVYHTMVERGFSRNIVTYNILIDGYLSAGKLTKALELWKDALDSGFSPNSMTYTVLINGFCKMQMLSIAKGLFNKKRASGTRPTVSEYNTLMLSLCKEDSLEQARSLFQEMRNANHNPDVVSFNIIIDGTLKARDIKSANELLLEMVNMNLVLDNITFSILINRLLKLGQLDEATTHYERMVSCGHIPDAVLFDSLLKGYSSKGKTEKVVSMLQQMADKNVVLDSKLTSTILACLCNMSKDLDIKKILPKFSQHTSVAENIKCNELLMKLNKVHPELQLFIA; from the coding sequence ATGATATCAAAACGCCTCCTTCACTCTTCTCATCCCACCTTTTCTATTCACTCCTTTCATCTTTCTTCatctgcttcttcttcttcaactccCCTTCTCGAATCCCTTTCTCAGTTCCATCGTTCCCTCGAAAACTACCCCAATTCAGTACCCTCTTATTCATCTTGCAACACTCTCATAGACAACCTACGAAAAGCAAAACACTACGACCATGTAATCTCTGTTCATTCAAAAATGGTCAGTGTCTCTGTTTTCCCCTGTTTTACTTCTTTATCTACTTTGATTGAAAGTTTTGTCAATACCCAGAACCCAAGTTTTGCTTTTGGCGTTCTGGGGTTGATTATAAAGCGTGGTTTTCATATAAATGTGTATAATTTTAACCTTTTGTTAAAGGGTTTTTGTCAAAGTAGTTATTGTGACAAAGCTATGGATTTGTTTTATATGATGAAGAGGAATTATGTGGTTCTTGATAGGGTTAGTTATAATACGGTTATTAATGGACTTTGTAAAGGTAAGAGATTTGTTGAAGCTAAGGATTTGTTTGAGGAGATGAAGGTTGGAGATTGCAAGCCGAATTCGGTTACGTTTAGTGCTTTGATTGATGGTTTTTGTAAGGATGGGATGGTTGAGGAGGGTTTTGGTTTGTTGGAGGATATGGAGAAGATGGGTTTGGAGGCTGATGTGTTTGTGTATAGTTCTTTGATTAGTGGATTTTGTAATAAAGGTGATATTGAGAGGGGGAAGGAACTTTTTAGTGAGATGTTGAGGAAGAATGTTACTCCTAATGTTGTTACTTATAGTTGTTTGATGAATGCTCTTTGTAAGAAACAAAAGTGGCAAGAAGCCTCGAAAATGTTGGATGATATGACGGCTTGTAAGGTTCGTCCTGATGTTGTTGTGTATACGGTTTTAGTTGATGGGCTTTGCAAAAATGGGCGTGCGTCGGATGCGATTAAAGTATTGGATTTGATGGTTCAAGAAGGGGAAGAGCCGAATAATGTAACATATAATGCTATCGTAAATGGACTTTGTAAGGAAGGTCGGGTAGATGATGCACTTAGGATTCTTGAAACTATGGCGAAGAAGGGGAAGAAACCTGATGTGGTTACCTACAATACATTAGTGAAAGGACTATGTGGAGTTGGAAAAATTGATGAGGCAATGGACCTTTTGAATCTGTTGATGAGCAATGAGTTCCATATGAAACCCGATGTCTTTGCGTTTAATTTGGTAATTCAAGGACTTTGCAAAGAACGGCGTCTTCGTTGTGCCAAAAGGGTCTACCATACAATGGTTGAAAGGGGGTTCTCGCGTAACATAGTAacttataatattttgattGACGGTTATCTAAGCGCTGGAAAGCTTACCAAGGCATTGGAATTATGGAAGGATGCATTAGACTCGGGATTTTCCCCAAATTCAATGACCTATACTGTCTTGATTAATGGTTTTTGCAAAATGCAAATGCTAAGTATTGCAAAAGgacttttcaataaaaaaagagCTTCTGGAACTAGACCGACAGTAAGTGAATACAATACACTAATGTTATCCTTGTGCAAAGAAGATAGTTTGGAGCAGGCTAGGAGTTTATTTCAAGAAATGAGAAACGCGAATCACAATCCTGATGTTGTCTCGTTTAATATAATCATCGACGGAACCCTCAAAGCTAGAGATATTAAATCAGCCAACGAATTGTTATTGGAGATGGTTAACATGAATTTGGTCCTCGACAATATTACATTTTCTATATTAATAAACAGGCTCTTAAAACTTGGGCAGTTGGATGAGGCCACGACGCATTATGAGAGAATGGTCTCTTGTGGTCACATACCAGATGCTGTGCTATTTGATTCTTTGCTAAAGGGATATAGTTCAAAGGGAAAGACAGAAAAAGTTGTTTCCATGCTTCAACAAATGGCTGATAAGAACGTTGTTCTGGACTCAAAATTAACTTCAACAATCTTAGCTTGCCTATGTAACATGTCAAAAGATCTTGATATAAAGAAGATACTTCCAAAATTTTCACAACATACATCTGTAGCAGAAAACATTAAATGTAATGAACTTTTGATGAAACTGAATAAGGTTCATCCAGAGCTTCAATTATTTATTGCGTGA
- the LOC123885742 gene encoding uncharacterized protein At4g19900-like — MFNPKIKQHTKIFSIFSLITLSTIFFIIQGDHVIHHDSLILHATKKEGLVMLQAQRSTLSRIDHNVKPLISMQEEKLDEVDYANPKVLVAPFNLNKEQRITWFKENLQEFKILKPNKLAKQFHTRIHKFLKNDSCESQFFMTWISPSSSFGEREFLSIESVFKVQPKACLTILSRSLDSIHGYKILKPFIDKGFKVQAIAPNLPFLFKDTLAESWFHELRKGKQDPGEIPLFQNLSNLIRLVVLYKYGGVYLDIDFILLKPLIGLRNCIGSQSMDYGTKHWTRLNNAVLIFDKNHPLLLKFINEFALTFDGNKWGHNGPYLVSRVVERLGEKHGLKFSILPPFAFYPADWNKISGFFKKPKDRSEAKWVEAKLRQLSGETYGIHLWNKQSSGLVIEEGSVLAKLVSNHCVTCKV, encoded by the coding sequence ATGTTTAATCCCAAGATTAAACAACATACCAAGATTTTTTCTATCTTTTCTCTAATCACATTATCTACCATATTCTTTATCATACAAGGTGATCATGTTATCCACCATGATTCTCTTATACTCCATGCTACAAAAAAAGAAGGTCTTGTTATGTTACAAGCTCAAAGGTCAACTCTTAGTAGAATTGATCACAATGTCAAACCTTTAATTTCCATGCAAGAGGAGAAATTAGATGAGGTTGATTATGCAAATCCAAAAGTACTAGTTGCTCCATTCAATCTCAACAAAGAACAAAGAATTACATGGTTTAAAGAGAATCTACAAGAGTTCAAGATTCTAAAGCCAAATAAATTGGCAAAACAATTCCATACTAGAATCCATAAGTTTCTCAAAAATGACTCATGTGAGTCACAATTCTTCATGACATGGATTTCACCATCAAGTTCATTTGGAGAAAGAGAGTTTTTGTCTATAGAAAGTGTTTTCAAAGTTCAACCTAAAGCATGTTTGACAATTCTATCAAGAAGTTTGGACTCAATTCATGGCTACAAAATTCTCAAACCATTCATTGATAAAGGGTTCAAAGTTCAAGCTATAGCACCAAACTTGCCATTTTTGTTCAAAGACACTCTAGCTGAATCTTGGTTTCATGAGTTAAGGAAAGGAAAACAAGATCCTGGTGAGATTCCTTTGTTTCAAAATCTATCAAATTTGATAAGACTAGTTGTTTTGTATAAATATGGTGGTGTGTATTTAGACATTGATTTTATACTATTGAAACCTTTGATTGGTTTAAGGAATTGTATTGGATCACAAAGCATGGATTATGGTACTAAACATTGGACTAGATTAAACAATGCTGTTCTTATTTTTGATAAGAATCATCCACTTCTTCTAAAGTTCATTAATGAATTTGCTTTGACTTTTGATGGAAATAAATGGGGGCATAATGGTCCTTACCTTGTTTCTAGAGTTGTTGAAAGACTTGGGGAAAAACATGGtttgaaattttcaattttgccaCCTTTTGCTTTTTATCCAGCTGATTGGAATAAGATAAGTGGATTTTTTAAGAAGCCTAAAGATAGAAGTGAAGCAAAATGGGTTGAAGCCAAATTGAGACAACTTAGTGGTGAGACTTATGGGATTCATCTTTGGAATAAACAAAGTAGTGGATTGGTTATTGAAGAAGGAAGTGTCTTAGCAAAACTTGTATCAAATCATTGTGTCACTTGTAAGGTGTAA